A stretch of the Alnus glutinosa chromosome 6, dhAlnGlut1.1, whole genome shotgun sequence genome encodes the following:
- the LOC133871879 gene encoding protein DETOXIFICATION 16-like has product MFNTLFSVNMEEQKASLESPLIPKAQGKAFQSSKGFNKDEVVAEVKKQLSLAGPLVSVNLLINCLQVISVMFVGHLGELALSSACMATSFASVTGFSLLIGMGSALDTFCGQSYGAKQYHMLGIHMQRAMVVLLLACIPLALVWANAGHILVFLGQDPEISAAAGLYARFMIPCIFAYALLQCHVRFLKAQNNVVPMMVSTGITTLAHILICWLLVFKSGLGNKGAALANAISYWINVLLLILYVRISPSCKKTWNGFSKEAFHGIPKFLKLSIPSAIMLSLEIWSFEMMVLLSGLLPNPKLETSVLSISLNTCSLAFMIPLGLSGATSTRISNELGAGRPQAARLAVRVAVSMVATEGILAATVMILGRNVWGYCYSKEEEVVRYVAEMLVLIAISHFFDGIQSVLSGTAAGCGWQKIGAYVNLGAYYVIGIPTAILLAFVYHIGGKGLWMGIIVALFVQGLSLSIITLRIDWEKEVKKASDRVYGTMTPADAALP; this is encoded by the exons ATGTTTAACACTCTGTTCTCGGTGAATATGGAAGAACAAAAGGCAAGTCTGGAATCGCCATTAATTCCAAAAGCTCAAGGAAAAGCATTCCAATCTAGTAAGGGATTCAACAAAGATGAGGTTGTCGCAGAGGTGAAGAAGCAGCTGTCCTTAGCAGGGCCACTTGTGTCGGTTAATCTCCTGATAAATTGTTTGCAGGTGATTTCAGTCATGTTTGTAGGTCATCTTGGAGAGCTAGCTCTCTCTAGTGCTTGCATGGCCACTTCCTTTGCATCGGTGACTGGTTTCAGCTTGTTG ATTGGAATGGGAAGCGCATTAGACACATTCTGTGGTCAGTCCTACGGTGCAAAACAGTATCACATGCTGGGTATACACATGCAAAGGGCTATGGTTGTTCTTCTACTGGCCTGTATTCCCCTTGCACTTGTATGGGCCAATGCCGGCCACATTCTTGTGTTCTTGGGACAAGACCCAGAAATCTCAGCTGCAGCTGGTCTTTATGCTCGCTTCATGATACCTTGCATCTTTGCTTATGCGCTCCTCCAGTGTCATGTCAGATTCTTGAAAGCCCAAAACAACGTTGTTCCTATGATGGTTAGCACAGGGATTACAACATTAGCGCATATACTCATTTGTTGGCTTCTGGTATTCAAGTCTGGCCTTGGAAACAAGGGCGCTGCTTTGGCAAATGCAATCTCTTATTGGATTAATGTACTGTTACTGATACTTTATGTTCGAATATCTCCCTCCTGTAAGAAGACATGGAACGGGTTTTCAAAGGAAGCGTTTCATGGGATTCCCAAGTTTCTAAAACTATCAATACCCTCGGCTATAATGCTCAG CTTGGAAATCTGGTCATTCGAAATGATGGTTCTCTTATCTGGTCTTTTACCAAACCCAAAGCTTGAGACATCAGTGCTGTCAATCAGCCTTAACACATGTTCATTGGCCTTTATGATACCGCTCGGTCTCAGTGGTGCAACAAG CACAAGAATCTCAAATGAGCTGGGTGCTGGGAGGCCACAAGCAGCTCGCCTAGCTGTACGCGTCGCTGTATCCATGGTTGCTACGGAGGGCATTCTGGCAGCCACTGTCATGATATTGGGCCGTAATGTTTGGGGCTATTGTTACAGCAAGGAAGAGGAAGTAGTAAGATATGTGGCAGAAATGTTGGTCTTGATTGCAATCTCTCACTTTTTTGATGGTATTCAGTCGGTGCTTTCAG GCACCGCTGCAGGATGTGGGTGGCAAAAGATTGGGGCTTATGTTAATCTCGGAGCTTATTATGTAATCGGCATTCCCACGGCTATATTATTAGCTTTTGTCTACCATATTGGTGGAAAG GGACTCTGGATGGGAATTATAGTAGCGCTGTTTGTGCAAGGATTATCCCTTTCGATAATAACTCTACGCATCGACTGGGAGAAAGAA gTGAAGAAAGCTTCTGATAGAGTTTATGGTACAATGACTCCAGCAGATGCAGCATTGCCATAA